One window from the genome of Aureibacillus halotolerans encodes:
- a CDS encoding putative holin-like toxin, which produces MTVFETLFLMISFSTLIVVVLSFHQKK; this is translated from the coding sequence ATGACAGTATTTGAAACATTGTTTCTGATGATCAGTTTTAGCACGTTGATCGTCGTCGTACTGTCATTTCACCAAAAGAAATAA
- a CDS encoding putative holin-like toxin, which produces MTVFETLFLMISFSTLIVVVLSFHQKK; this is translated from the coding sequence ATGACAGTATTTGAAACATTGTTTCTGATGATCAGTTTTAGTACGTTGATCGTCGTTGTACTGTCATTTCACCAAAAGAAATAA
- a CDS encoding putative holin-like toxin, which produces MTVFETLFLMISFSTLIVVVLSFHQKK; this is translated from the coding sequence ATGACAGTATTTGAAACATTGTTTCTGATGATCAGCTTCAGTACGTTGATCGTCGTTGTACTGTCATTTCACCAAAAGAAATAA